One region of Bombus affinis isolate iyBomAffi1 chromosome 5, iyBomAffi1.2, whole genome shotgun sequence genomic DNA includes:
- the LOC126916624 gene encoding cyclin-dependent kinase 12 isoform X1 gives MYVDVLGDMPSSRDIERAERNGRFRARRRDSTSSDINRHSFEAPDKKHRRHGKNKSSGKKKKKRSRDKSIENVPTVASSIVKPLVEYSDVSSEDLSEPEAGEIQSEDSRGNSYTDGEVPETVLQRRYYGGSPVRALGASPISLSPSPPVQHRHVNRHYSPNEQQPSAMHGGTPEYEEESRRYARRKEKKHKREKKKKRSLSPSSSTGKKKKRKSKRHSHSLSPHRIADEIIISPEHEKPIGNWSESPPLPLKDSTSPISPATPQEQRCLSDVELEITRQPRNVTPPTLPPRPTESPHTPLLPPRTTTPENSKASLSTMKHTPERQKHSPSIHTRRSSISPGPTISSSRRRPHSPSPPSRRRDHSPTRRRDFSPSPMMHRLRHSPSPSTRRREFSPSPVSHRRRDPVNSPPSSKRRRREESERRHRHHEKDRRDKRKSRSTRSPTGSRLHLPLSRSRSRSPGRWRKLQSRSRSRSRRRSRTPKKSRSPSKSHKSTRKHKSKSPRPSRIPSPSPHRSRARSPSSITARNLRVQAKISETSLFAELVKDRNMRELAYKKLQAAKEKAVTQDEVQIIEGTDEKDSSSVSSENKASTDNKDKYVNHKDQLKITNESMKPVDLVDIPVPISDDNGIAGKTPPLPVTQTINAPNVIPATNQHMFVYTSPTTTTSVCPVTVTNSPSFPAVTNLQAPPLPQSESANATGLVSMSVPIPVPVPVLPNLSVPPPPIPIPVPAPNTAMSKFNPPNNLVPLKSVDPPKPPIVAFKTKSLSRLPLPPGINQNDLESIDSPPSRSPSPPSKAQMKFPASTTKPPQKKSIKDLPMPPVVPGSEDLSGEDDPNATPPRTKVERVPPKPKLKRPKILKRRSSRNCHMPMSASSGKDWGERSVDVFEVIAQIGEGTYGQVYKAQDKRAGVLVALKKVRLENEKEGFPITAVREIKILRQLNHKNIVNLREIVTDKQDALDFRKDKGSFYLVFEYMDHDLMGLLESGMVDFNEMNNASIMKQLLDGLNYCHSKNFLHRDIKCSNILMNNKGEVKLADFGLARLYNAEDRQRPYTNKVITLWYRPPELLLGEERYGPAIDVWSCGCILGELFSKKPLFQANVEMMQLEMISRVCGTPTPAVWPSVIKLPLWHTLKPKKSHRRRLREDFSFMPAPALDLLDKMLELDPEKRITAADALKSAWLKNVQPEQMPVPELPIWQDCHELWSKKRRRQQREQQESSAGKMPLLPLPNKGGPHKAMEDLSDVGGSSKRLKMEAGYNSHPNRLDTESFYGGDNLFNQSRPYMVSSPSYYYTSPPPVTPRPKGDVNRPYMISSPSYFYVSPPSIMPRPKGDTTSHMPELYTEDNLVRKLSALTNVLNQGKPIRVEDLMSLRSDNESDPKVVQLLGELHAELRLAANSRSSGLIESHLPVLNPLPLDTNAAQSGNFDAHAVYAGDDAMSSGRWSQVATAGVRSALLALMSRYGLETCNPSPVITRPPGKPTSNLTQNLSLPSTSSQSAFSS, from the exons ATGTATGTGGACGTAT TAGGTGACATGCCTAGCAGTCGTGATATTGAAAGAGCTGAACGTAATGGAAGATTTCGTGCACGCAGAAGAGATAGTACCAGCAGTGATATAAATCGACATAGTTTCGAAGCACCTGATAAGAAGCATAGAAGGCATGGGAAAAATAAAAGTTctgggaaaaagaaaaagaagagatcgAGAGATAAGTCCATAGAGAATGTTCCAACTGTAGCTTCTTCCATTGTTAAACCTTTGGTTGAATATTCAGATGTGAGTAGCGAAGACTTGTCTGAACCAGAAGCTGGGGAAATTCAGTCAGAAGATAGCAGAGGTAATAGCTATACAGATGGAGAAGTACCTGAAACAGTTTTACAAAGACGTTATTATGGAGGAAGTCCAGTACGTGCACTTGGAGCATCTCCTATTAGTCTTTCGCCATCTCCACCAGTTCAACATAGACATGTTAATAGACATTATTCGCCAAATGAACAACAACCATCTGCAATGCATGGTGGAACACCTGAATATGAAGAAGAGTCTAGACGATATgcaagaaggaaagagaaaaaacacaaacgagaaaagaagaagaagagaagtcTTAGTCCTTCATCCAGTActgggaaaaagaaaaaacgaaagtCTAAAAGGCATTCTCATAGTCTGAGTCCACATCGCATTGCAGATGAAATTATCATAAGCCCCGAGCATGAAAAACCAATTGGAAATTGGTCAGAATCACCGCCTTTACCGTTAAAAGATAGTACCTCGCCGATATCACCTGCTACACCACAAGAACAAAGGTGTTTAAGTGATGTAGAACTTGAAATAACAAGGCAACCTCGAAATGTAACTCCTCCAACACTTCCTCCAAGACCAACAGAATCCCCCCATACCCCTTTATTACCTCCAAGAACAACAACGCCGGAGAATAGCAAAGCAAGTTTATCAACAATGAAACATACTCCTGAAAGACAAAAGCATAGTCCTAGTATCCATACGCGACGTAGTAGCATTAGTCCAGGGCCCACTATTAGCTCGAGTCGTAGGAGACCTCATAGTCCATCGCCACCATCAAGGCGAAGGGACCATAGTCCAACGAGAAGAAGAGATTTTAGTCCAAGTCCAATGATGCATAGACTTAGGCACAGTCCTAGTCCTTCAACAAGGCGAAGAGAATTTAGCCCAAGTCCAGTAAGTCATCGACGTAGAGATCCTGTTAATTCTCCACCTTCGAGTAAACGTAGACGGCGAGAAGAATCCGAAAGACGACATAGACATCATGAAAAAGACAGAAGAGATAAAAGGAAGTCGAGATCAACTAGAAGTCCTACTGGAAGCAG gTTACATTTACCTCTTTCTCGTTCACGATCACGAAGTCCTGGACGATGGCGAAAGTTACAATCACGATCTAGATCGCGTTCACGGAGAAGAAGTCGTACTCCAAAAAAATCTCGTTCTCCTAGCAAGTCACATAAATCGACAAGAAAACACAAATCAAAAAGTCCACGTCCTTCGAGGATACCTTCTCCTTCCCCTCATAGATCCAGAGCAAGAAGCCCCTCAAGTATCACAGCAAGAAATCTCCGAGTACAAGCAAAGATTAGTGAAACTAGTTTATTTGCTGAACTCGTGAAAGATAGAAACATGAGGGAATTAGCATACAAAAAGTTACAAGCAGCTAAGGAGAAGGCTGTTACTCAAGATGAAGTTCAAATTATAGAAGGCACTGATGAAAAAGATAGTAGTAGTGTATCTTCTGAGAACAAAGCATCCACAGACAATAAGGATAAGTACGTGAATCATAAAGACCAATTGAAGATAACAAATGAAAGTATGAAGCCTGTTGACCTTGTGGATATTCCTGTTCCAATATCGGATGACAATGGAATAGCGGGAAAGACGCCACCATTGCCAGTTACACAAACTATTAATGCACCAAATGTAATACCTGCAACTAATCAGCATATGTTTGTATATACTTCACCTACAACTACCACTAGTGTCTGCCCAGTGACTGTTACAAATAGTCCGAGTTTCCCAGCTGTTACAAATCTGCAAGCGCCACCATTGCCACAATCTGAGTCTGCAAATGCAACAGGTTTAGTGTCTATGTCAGTGCCTATTCCTGTACCAGTACCTGTTCTCCCTAATTTATCTGTTCCACCACCACCTATACCTATACCAGTTCCAGCACCAAATACGGCTATGTCTAAATTTAATCCTCCTAACAATCTAGTTCCTCTTAAGTCTGTAGATCCTCCTAAGCCTCCTATTGTAGCATTCAAAACTAAAAGTTTATCACGGTTACCATTACCACCTGGAATTAATCAAAATGATTTGGAGAGTATAGACTCACCACCGAGTCGATCTCCAAGTCCGCCTAGTAAGGCACAAATGAAATTCCCAGCTTCAACTACAAAACCACCGCAAAAAAAGAGTATTAAAGACTTACCTATGCCACCAG TTGTTCCTGGATCAGAAGATTTAAGTGGAGAAGATGATCCAAATGCAACGCCTCCTCGTACAAAAGTTGAACGTGTACCACCAAAACCGAAATTAAAAAGACCAAAAATTTTGAAACGTAGAAGTTCTAGAAATTGTCATATGCCTATGTCGGCTTCGAGTGGTAAAGATTGGGGAGAACGCTCTGTTGACGTATTTGAAGTCATAGCTCAAATAGGAGAGGGTACTTATGGACAAGTTTATAAAGCTCAAGACAAACGAGCTGGTGTGCTTGTTGCATTAAAAAAAGTTCgtctggaaaatgaaaaagaaggaTTTCCCATTACAGCAGTACGAGAAATTAAAATCTTACGACAACTCAATCACAAAAATATCGTGAATTTGAGGGAAATAGTTACGGACAAACAAGACGCGTTAGATTTTAGAAAg gACAAGGGTTCATTCTATCTCGTATTTGAATACATGGATCATGACTTGATGGGTCTTTTGGAGTCTGGAATGGTCGACTTCAATGAAATGAATAATGCAAGCATCATGAAGCAGTTATTAGACGGATTAAATTACTGCCACAGTAAAAACTTTTTACATAGAGATATCAAGTGTTCTAATATACTGATGAATAACAA AGGGGAAGTTAAATTAGCTGACTTTGGACTTGCAAGACTTTATAATGCTGAAGATAGGCAGCGTCCCTATACGAACAAAGTGATAACTTTGTGGTATAGGCCACCTGAATTATTACTGGGCGAAGAACGTTATGGCCCTGCAATAGATGTATGGAGTTGTGGCTGTATTTTAGGAGAATTATTTTCTAAGAAACCGCTATTTCAA GCAAATGTAGAAATGATGCAGTTGGAGATGATTTCCAGAGTCTGTGGTACACCAACTCCTGCCGTTTGGCCTTCTGTGATAAAACTGCCATTATGGCATACATTGAAACCAAAAAAATCACATAGAAGACGTTTACGAGAAGATTTTTCATTCATGCCAGCACCAGCACTGGATCTTTTAGATAAAATGCTGGAATTAGATCCAGAAAAACGAATAACGGCTGCTGATGCACTTAAAAGTGCATGGCTGAAAAATGTTCAACCTGAGCA GATGCCAGTACCTGAGCTTCCTATTTGGCAAGACTGTCATGAGCTCTGGAGTAAAAAACGAAGACGTCAGCAGCGTGAGCAACAAGAAAGCTCTGCTGGAAAGATGCCTCTTCTCCCTCTTCCAAATAAAGGAGGTCCCCATAAGGCTATGGAAGATCTGTCTGATGTCGGGGG GTCTTCCAAACGTTTAAAAATGGAAGCAGGTTACAATTCTCATCCAAATCGTCTTGATACGGAATCTTTCTATGGGGGAGATAATTTGTTCAACCAAAGCAGACCTTATATGGTCTCATCGCCATCATATTATTACACAAGTCCTCCACCTGTTACACCACGGCCCAAGGGAGATGTTAACAGACCTTATATGATCTCATCACCATCATATTTTTATGTTAGTCCACCATCAATTATGCCACGGCCCAAAGGAGATACTACCTCTCATATGCCAGAATTATACACAGAAGATAATCTTGTTCGGAAATTAAGTGCTCTCACAAATGTATTAAATCAGGGAAAACCAATTCGTGTTGAAGATCTCATGTCACTTCGATCAGATAATGAG AGTGACCCAAAAGTAGTACAATTACTAGGAGAATTGCATGCTGAACTACGACTTGCTGCAAATTCAAGATCAAGTGGATTAATAGAATCTCACCTTCCTGTACTAAATCCACTACCTTTAG ATACAAATGCAGCACAGTCAGGAAATTTTGATGCACATGCAGTTTATGCTGGTGATGATGCAATGAGTTCTGGAAGGTGGTCACAGGTGGCTACAGCTGGTGTTCGCAGTGCATTGTTAGCGCTAATGTCGCGCTATGGTTTGGAAACTTGCAATCCTTCCCCCGTTATCACCCGACCCCCAGGTAAACCAACATCCAACCTAACACAAAACCTTTCCCTACCCTCGACTTCCTCTCAGTCAGCATTCAGCTCATAA
- the LOC126916624 gene encoding cyclin-dependent kinase 12 isoform X4 translates to MYVDVLGDMPSSRDIERAERNGRFRARRRDSTSSDINRHSFEAPDKKHRRHGKNKSSGKKKKKRSRDKSIENVPTVASSIVKPLVEYSDVSSEDLSEPEAGEIQSEDSRGNSYTDGEVPETVLQRRYYGGSPVRALGASPISLSPSPPVQHRHVNRHYSPNEQQPSAMHGGTPEYEEESRRYARRKEKKHKREKKKKRSLSPSSSTGKKKKRKSKRHSHSLSPHRIADEIIISPEHEKPIGNWSESPPLPLKDSTSPISPATPQEQRCLSDVELEITRQPRNVTPPTLPPRPTESPHTPLLPPRTTTPENSKASLSTMKHTPERQKHSPSIHTRRSSISPGPTISSSRRRPHSPSPPSRRRDHSPTRRRDFSPSPMMHRLRHSPSPSTRRREFSPSPVSHRRRDPVNSPPSSKRRRREESERRHRHHEKDRRDKRKSRSTRSPTGSRLHLPLSRSRSRSPGRWRKLQSRSRSRSRRRSRTPKKSRSPSKSHKSTRKHKSKSPRPSRIPSPSPHRSRARSPSSITARNLRVQAKISETSLFAELVKDRNMRELAYKKLQAAKEKAVTQDEVQIIEGTDEKDSSSVSSENKASTDNKDKYVNHKDQLKITNESMKPVDLVDIPVPISDDNGIAGKTPPLPVTQTINAPNVIPATNQHMFVYTSPTTTTSVCPVTVTNSPSFPAVTNLQAPPLPQSESANATGLVSMSVPIPVPVPVLPNLSVPPPPIPIPVPAPNTAMSKFNPPNNLVPLKSVDPPKPPIVAFKTKSLSRLPLPPGINQNDLESIDSPPSRSPSPPSKAQMKFPASTTKPPQKKSIKDLPMPPVVPGSEDLSGEDDPNATPPRTKVERVPPKPKLKRPKILKRRSSRNCHMPMSASSGKDWGERSVDVFEVIAQIGEGTYGQVYKAQDKRAGVLVALKKVRLENEKEGFPITAVREIKILRQLNHKNIVNLREIVTDKQDALDFRKDKGSFYLVFEYMDHDLMGLLESGMVDFNEMNNASIMKQLLDGLNYCHSKNFLHRDIKCSNILMNNKGEVKLADFGLARLYNAEDRQRPYTNKVITLWYRPPELLLGEERYGPAIDVWSCGCILGELFSKKPLFQANVEMMQLEMISRVCGTPTPAVWPSVIKLPLWHTLKPKKSHRRRLREDFSFMPAPALDLLDKMLELDPEKRITAADALKSAWLKNVQPEQMPVPELPIWQDCHELWSKKRRRQQREQQESSAGKMPLLPLPNKGGPHKAMEDLSDVGGSSKRLKMEAGYNSHPNRLDTESFYGGDNLFNQSRPYMVSSPSYYYTSPPPVTPRPKGDVNRPYMISSPSYFYVSPPSIMPRPKGDTTSHMPELYTEDNLVRKLSALTNVLNQGKPIRVEDLMSLRSDNESDPKVVQLLGELHAELRLAANSRSSGLIESHLPVLNPLPLDTNAAQSGNFDAHAVYAGDDAMSSGRWSQVATAGVRSALLALMSRYGLETCNPSPVITRPPGMEVQLHPSCL, encoded by the exons ATGTATGTGGACGTAT TAGGTGACATGCCTAGCAGTCGTGATATTGAAAGAGCTGAACGTAATGGAAGATTTCGTGCACGCAGAAGAGATAGTACCAGCAGTGATATAAATCGACATAGTTTCGAAGCACCTGATAAGAAGCATAGAAGGCATGGGAAAAATAAAAGTTctgggaaaaagaaaaagaagagatcgAGAGATAAGTCCATAGAGAATGTTCCAACTGTAGCTTCTTCCATTGTTAAACCTTTGGTTGAATATTCAGATGTGAGTAGCGAAGACTTGTCTGAACCAGAAGCTGGGGAAATTCAGTCAGAAGATAGCAGAGGTAATAGCTATACAGATGGAGAAGTACCTGAAACAGTTTTACAAAGACGTTATTATGGAGGAAGTCCAGTACGTGCACTTGGAGCATCTCCTATTAGTCTTTCGCCATCTCCACCAGTTCAACATAGACATGTTAATAGACATTATTCGCCAAATGAACAACAACCATCTGCAATGCATGGTGGAACACCTGAATATGAAGAAGAGTCTAGACGATATgcaagaaggaaagagaaaaaacacaaacgagaaaagaagaagaagagaagtcTTAGTCCTTCATCCAGTActgggaaaaagaaaaaacgaaagtCTAAAAGGCATTCTCATAGTCTGAGTCCACATCGCATTGCAGATGAAATTATCATAAGCCCCGAGCATGAAAAACCAATTGGAAATTGGTCAGAATCACCGCCTTTACCGTTAAAAGATAGTACCTCGCCGATATCACCTGCTACACCACAAGAACAAAGGTGTTTAAGTGATGTAGAACTTGAAATAACAAGGCAACCTCGAAATGTAACTCCTCCAACACTTCCTCCAAGACCAACAGAATCCCCCCATACCCCTTTATTACCTCCAAGAACAACAACGCCGGAGAATAGCAAAGCAAGTTTATCAACAATGAAACATACTCCTGAAAGACAAAAGCATAGTCCTAGTATCCATACGCGACGTAGTAGCATTAGTCCAGGGCCCACTATTAGCTCGAGTCGTAGGAGACCTCATAGTCCATCGCCACCATCAAGGCGAAGGGACCATAGTCCAACGAGAAGAAGAGATTTTAGTCCAAGTCCAATGATGCATAGACTTAGGCACAGTCCTAGTCCTTCAACAAGGCGAAGAGAATTTAGCCCAAGTCCAGTAAGTCATCGACGTAGAGATCCTGTTAATTCTCCACCTTCGAGTAAACGTAGACGGCGAGAAGAATCCGAAAGACGACATAGACATCATGAAAAAGACAGAAGAGATAAAAGGAAGTCGAGATCAACTAGAAGTCCTACTGGAAGCAG gTTACATTTACCTCTTTCTCGTTCACGATCACGAAGTCCTGGACGATGGCGAAAGTTACAATCACGATCTAGATCGCGTTCACGGAGAAGAAGTCGTACTCCAAAAAAATCTCGTTCTCCTAGCAAGTCACATAAATCGACAAGAAAACACAAATCAAAAAGTCCACGTCCTTCGAGGATACCTTCTCCTTCCCCTCATAGATCCAGAGCAAGAAGCCCCTCAAGTATCACAGCAAGAAATCTCCGAGTACAAGCAAAGATTAGTGAAACTAGTTTATTTGCTGAACTCGTGAAAGATAGAAACATGAGGGAATTAGCATACAAAAAGTTACAAGCAGCTAAGGAGAAGGCTGTTACTCAAGATGAAGTTCAAATTATAGAAGGCACTGATGAAAAAGATAGTAGTAGTGTATCTTCTGAGAACAAAGCATCCACAGACAATAAGGATAAGTACGTGAATCATAAAGACCAATTGAAGATAACAAATGAAAGTATGAAGCCTGTTGACCTTGTGGATATTCCTGTTCCAATATCGGATGACAATGGAATAGCGGGAAAGACGCCACCATTGCCAGTTACACAAACTATTAATGCACCAAATGTAATACCTGCAACTAATCAGCATATGTTTGTATATACTTCACCTACAACTACCACTAGTGTCTGCCCAGTGACTGTTACAAATAGTCCGAGTTTCCCAGCTGTTACAAATCTGCAAGCGCCACCATTGCCACAATCTGAGTCTGCAAATGCAACAGGTTTAGTGTCTATGTCAGTGCCTATTCCTGTACCAGTACCTGTTCTCCCTAATTTATCTGTTCCACCACCACCTATACCTATACCAGTTCCAGCACCAAATACGGCTATGTCTAAATTTAATCCTCCTAACAATCTAGTTCCTCTTAAGTCTGTAGATCCTCCTAAGCCTCCTATTGTAGCATTCAAAACTAAAAGTTTATCACGGTTACCATTACCACCTGGAATTAATCAAAATGATTTGGAGAGTATAGACTCACCACCGAGTCGATCTCCAAGTCCGCCTAGTAAGGCACAAATGAAATTCCCAGCTTCAACTACAAAACCACCGCAAAAAAAGAGTATTAAAGACTTACCTATGCCACCAG TTGTTCCTGGATCAGAAGATTTAAGTGGAGAAGATGATCCAAATGCAACGCCTCCTCGTACAAAAGTTGAACGTGTACCACCAAAACCGAAATTAAAAAGACCAAAAATTTTGAAACGTAGAAGTTCTAGAAATTGTCATATGCCTATGTCGGCTTCGAGTGGTAAAGATTGGGGAGAACGCTCTGTTGACGTATTTGAAGTCATAGCTCAAATAGGAGAGGGTACTTATGGACAAGTTTATAAAGCTCAAGACAAACGAGCTGGTGTGCTTGTTGCATTAAAAAAAGTTCgtctggaaaatgaaaaagaaggaTTTCCCATTACAGCAGTACGAGAAATTAAAATCTTACGACAACTCAATCACAAAAATATCGTGAATTTGAGGGAAATAGTTACGGACAAACAAGACGCGTTAGATTTTAGAAAg gACAAGGGTTCATTCTATCTCGTATTTGAATACATGGATCATGACTTGATGGGTCTTTTGGAGTCTGGAATGGTCGACTTCAATGAAATGAATAATGCAAGCATCATGAAGCAGTTATTAGACGGATTAAATTACTGCCACAGTAAAAACTTTTTACATAGAGATATCAAGTGTTCTAATATACTGATGAATAACAA AGGGGAAGTTAAATTAGCTGACTTTGGACTTGCAAGACTTTATAATGCTGAAGATAGGCAGCGTCCCTATACGAACAAAGTGATAACTTTGTGGTATAGGCCACCTGAATTATTACTGGGCGAAGAACGTTATGGCCCTGCAATAGATGTATGGAGTTGTGGCTGTATTTTAGGAGAATTATTTTCTAAGAAACCGCTATTTCAA GCAAATGTAGAAATGATGCAGTTGGAGATGATTTCCAGAGTCTGTGGTACACCAACTCCTGCCGTTTGGCCTTCTGTGATAAAACTGCCATTATGGCATACATTGAAACCAAAAAAATCACATAGAAGACGTTTACGAGAAGATTTTTCATTCATGCCAGCACCAGCACTGGATCTTTTAGATAAAATGCTGGAATTAGATCCAGAAAAACGAATAACGGCTGCTGATGCACTTAAAAGTGCATGGCTGAAAAATGTTCAACCTGAGCA GATGCCAGTACCTGAGCTTCCTATTTGGCAAGACTGTCATGAGCTCTGGAGTAAAAAACGAAGACGTCAGCAGCGTGAGCAACAAGAAAGCTCTGCTGGAAAGATGCCTCTTCTCCCTCTTCCAAATAAAGGAGGTCCCCATAAGGCTATGGAAGATCTGTCTGATGTCGGGGG GTCTTCCAAACGTTTAAAAATGGAAGCAGGTTACAATTCTCATCCAAATCGTCTTGATACGGAATCTTTCTATGGGGGAGATAATTTGTTCAACCAAAGCAGACCTTATATGGTCTCATCGCCATCATATTATTACACAAGTCCTCCACCTGTTACACCACGGCCCAAGGGAGATGTTAACAGACCTTATATGATCTCATCACCATCATATTTTTATGTTAGTCCACCATCAATTATGCCACGGCCCAAAGGAGATACTACCTCTCATATGCCAGAATTATACACAGAAGATAATCTTGTTCGGAAATTAAGTGCTCTCACAAATGTATTAAATCAGGGAAAACCAATTCGTGTTGAAGATCTCATGTCACTTCGATCAGATAATGAG AGTGACCCAAAAGTAGTACAATTACTAGGAGAATTGCATGCTGAACTACGACTTGCTGCAAATTCAAGATCAAGTGGATTAATAGAATCTCACCTTCCTGTACTAAATCCACTACCTTTAG ATACAAATGCAGCACAGTCAGGAAATTTTGATGCACATGCAGTTTATGCTGGTGATGATGCAATGAGTTCTGGAAGGTGGTCACAGGTGGCTACAGCTGGTGTTCGCAGTGCATTGTTAGCGCTAATGTCGCGCTATGGTTTGGAAACTTGCAATCCTTCCCCCGTTATCACCCGACCCCCAG GCATGGAAGTACAACTGCATCCAAGTTGTTTATAG